A genomic segment from Nicotiana sylvestris chromosome 1, ASM39365v2, whole genome shotgun sequence encodes:
- the LOC104239848 gene encoding putative calcium-transporting ATPase 13, plasma membrane-type yields MMFQENLHYLCMNIAIDLPAQVDVSNKKKWHLAFATIYCSRAFKLNKTASTKVLSPVLVPSYSPRKVRVSTDTISIDVVQEHSLFSGIDQSSLANIVKDKSVDKLANYLGGVHGVATCLKSDTTNGINGDLEDVSRRHEAFGSNTYRKPPTKSFFIFVWESFKDPTIIILLFCAALSLGFGIKEHGPKEGWYDGGSIFVAVFLVIAVSSISNFRQNRQFDKLSKVSKNIPVEAVRKGRRQQISIFEIVVGDVISLKIGDQVPADGILIQGHSLQVDESSMTGESDHVEVNLSQNPFLISGTKVVDGYGMMLVTSVGMNTTWGEMMSKISGDSNEQTPLQERLNKLTSSIGKIGLLVAFLVLVVLLVRYFTGNTKDENGNKEFNGSKTSTDDVINAVVGIVAAAVTIVVVAIPEGLPLAVTLTLAYSMKRMMADQAMVRKLSACETMGSATTICTDKTGTLTLNKMTVTKFFVGKEHVKAKSQSSISANVLELFHQGVGLNTTGSVFKSSDSGSSFEFSGSPTEKAILSWAVLDLNMDMDQVKRNFNILHVEAFNSEKKKSGIIIKNITDGTIHAHWKGAAEMISRMCSHYYDAEGNMKTLEKSDKEECDRIIEGMAASSLRCIAFAHKQLPKTEQEDHEQIHGSIPDSSFILLGFIGLNDPCRPGVKKAVEDCQNAGVNIKMITGDNVFTAKAIATECGIFHPNLEADEGEVIEGEKFRNLTDEERMERVEKIRVMARSSPFDKLLMVQCLRKKGHVVAVTGDGTNDAPALKEADIGLSMGIQGTEVAKESSDIVILDDNFASVVTVLKWGRCVYNNIQKFIQFQLTVNVAALVINFVAAVSAGEVPLTAVQLLWVNLIMDTLGALALATEKPTEELMKKLPVGRTEPLITNIMWRNLMAQALYQIVVLLTFQFKGESIFCVNKRVNDTLIFNTFVLCQVFNEFNARNLEKKNVFEGIHKNKLFVAIIGITLALQIVMVEFLKKFADTERLNWGQWGICVVLAAASWPIGWLVKCITVPEKPVFSYLRLNYLKAMFK; encoded by the coding sequence ATGATGTTTCAAGAAAACTTGCATTACCTCTGCATGAACATTGCAATTGATTTGCCAGCACAAGTTGATGTCTCCAACAAAAAGAAATGGCACTTAGCTTTTGCTACCATCTATTGTTCGCGAGCTTTCAAATTAAATAAGACGGCCAGCACAAAGGTACTATCACCTGTTCTTGTGCCATCCTACAGTCCAAGAAAAGTCCGTGTATCAACGGATACAATCTCCATTGATGTAGTTCAAGAACACTCTTTATTCTCAGGCATTGATCAGTCAAGTCTAGCTAATATTGTCAAAGATAAAAGTGTTGACAAGCTTGCTAATTATCTTGGAGGTGTACACGGTGTTGCTACTTGTCTTAAAAGTGACACAACTAATGGTATAAATGGAGATCTAGAAGACGTTTCACGTAGACATGAAGCTTTTGGAAGCAACACGTATCGTAAGCCACCTACTAAAAGTTTCTTCATCTTTGTCTGGGAATCCTTCAAAGATCCCACAATCATTATTCTTTTGTTCTGTGCTGCTTTGTCTCTTGGATTTGGAATTAAGGAGCATGGACCAAAAGAAGGATGGTATGATGGAGGGAGTATTTTCGTCGCTGTGTTTCTTGTCATCGCTGTTTCGTCTATCAGTAATTTCAGACAAAACAGACAATTTGATAAGCTATCCAAAGTGAGCAAAAATATTCCAGTAGAAGCTGTTAGAAAGGGGAGGCGCCAACAGATATCCATATTTGAAATTGTGGTCGGAGATGTCATTTCCTTGAAGATTGGAGATCAAGTACCTGCTGATGGGATTTTGATACAAGGTCATTCTTTACAAGTAGATGAATCTAGCATGACAGGTGAAAGTGATCATGTCGAGGTTAACCTTAGCCAAAATCCATTCTTGATTTCTGGCACTAAGGTTGTCGATGGCTATGGCATGATGCTTGTGACATCGGTTGGCATGAACACGACCTGGGGTGAGATGATGAGCAAAATTAGCGGTGATTCTAACGAGCAAACACCTCTCCAAGAACGACTCAACAAGCTTACTTCATCGATTGGTAAAATTGGATTGCTAGTTGCTTTCTTAGTTCTTGTTGTCCTATTGGTACGTTACTTTACTGGGAACACAAAAGATGAGAATGGGAACAAAGAATTCAACGGGAGCAAGACATCAACGGATGATGTGATCAATGCTGTGGTAGGAATTGTTGCTGCTGCAGTTACAATTGTTGTTGTCGCGATTCCTGAAGGCTTGCCTTTAGCTGTTACACTTACTCTGGCTTATTCGATGAAGAGAATGATGGCAGATCAGGCAATGGTGAGGAAGCTCTCTGCTTGTGAGACCATGGGTTCTGCCACCACAATTTGTACAGACAAAACAGGTACTCTTACATTAAATAAGATGACTGTCACAAAATTTTTCGTAGGCAAAGAGCACGTAAAGGCAAAAAGTCAGTCATCAATTTCAGCCAATGTTCTTGAATTATTTCATCAAGGGGTTGGACTAAACACTACTGGTAGTGTTTTTAAGTCCTCCGATTCAGGTTCAAGCTTTGAATTCTCAGGCAGCCCAACTGAAAAAGCTATTCTTTCATGGGCTGTGCTGGACCTGAATATGGATATGGATCAAGTCAAGAGAAATTTCAACATTCTTCACGTGGAAGCTTTCAATTCGGAGAAAAAGAAGAGTGGCATAATAATCAAGAACATTACTGATGGAACAATTCATGCACATTGGAAAGGTGCTGCAGAGATGATTTCAAGAATGTGCTCCCATTACTACGATGCAGAAGGGAACATGAAAACTCTAGAGAAATCAGACAAGGAAGAATGTGATCGGATAATTGAAGGAATGGCTGCCAGCAGCCTTCGATGTATTGCCTTTGCACACAAGCAATTGCCAAAAACAGAGCAGGAGGATCATGAACAAATACATGGAAGTATTCCAGACAGCTCTTTCATTCTTTTGGGCTTCATCGGCCTAAATGATCCATGTCGACCTGGTGTAAAGAAAGCTGTGGAAGATTGCCAAAATGCTGGTGTGAATATCAAGATGATCACTGGTGACAATGTGTTCACTGCAAAAGCCATAGCCACAGAATGTGGGATTTTTCATCCCAATTTGGAAGCAGATGAAGGAGAGGTCATAGAAGGTGAGAAATTTCGCAACTTAACAGATGAAGAGCGTATGGAGAGAGTGGAGAAGATTCGCGTAATGGCAAGATCATCTCCTTTTGACAAACTTCTAATGGTGCAGTGCTTGAGAAAGAAAGGTCATGTGGTCGCGGTCACAGGTGATGGCACGAATGatgcaccagctttaaaggaagcaGATATAGGACTTTCTATGGGGATACAGGGCACTGAAGTGGCTAAAGAGAGTTCAGATATTGTCATTTTGGACGATAATTTTGCGTCAGTTGTCACTGTTCTGAAATGGGGAAGATGTGTCTATAACAATATTCAGAAATTCATCCAATTTCAGCTCACAGTAAATGTGGCGGCGCTTGTGATCAACTTTGTAGCAGCCGTTTCAGCTGGTGAGGTACCACTCACAGCAGTACAGTTGCTATGGGTAAATTTGATCATGGACACATTAGGGGCACTAGCACTTGCAACAGAGAAGCCAACCGAGGAACTCATGAAGAAGCTACCAGTCGGTAGGACTGAGCCACTTATCACCAACATTATGTGGAGAAATCTAATGGCTCAGGCCTTGTATCAGATTGTTGTTCTATTGACCTTCCAATTCAAAGGCGAATCGATCTTTTGCGTCAACAAGAGGGTAAATGATACTTTGATTTTCAACACGTTTGTTCTTTGCCAAGTGTTCAACGAATTCAATGCACGAAATCTGGAGAAGAAGAACGTTTTCGAGGGAATACACAAGAACAAGTTGTTTGTGGCGATCATTGGAATCACTTTGGCTCTTCAAATAGTGATGgtggagttt